The sequence CGACGAACTGGGAGAGTTCTTCCTGATAAAGGAAGTCAGTCGCCGATTTCTGATCGCCAAAGAAGAGCCAGTTCTTTCCGGGAGCGTTACGGGCCTGCCGTTCCTGCAGAAACGCGCGGAAGGGAGCGATCCCGGTGCCCGGTCCGACCATGATCAGCGGAGTCTCATCCGCGGGCGGCACGCCGAAGCCGTGTGAGGCATGCACGAAAACTTTCACATCCATGCCCGGCTGCAATCGATCGGAGAACATCGTCGAGGCGACGCCTTTGCGGGGGCGGTTGCGAATATCTTTAATGACGCGGCCGACCGTCAGATGCACGCTTTCTCCGACGATATTCTGGGAACTGGCAATCGAATAAAGTCGCGGTGCCAGAGCTGTGAGTGTTTCAATGAACGCAGCTGGTGCCGGACGGACGCCGGGGTAGTCCCTGAGCAGGTCGAGAATGTCCATCTCATCGAGCAGATCGCTGTCGACGAGCTCTTTCAATTGTGATTTCTGCAGTTCATCCTGAGCCGTGTCGATCATCAGTTCGAGCAGTTCGTCGGAGACATCCTTCAGACAGCAGCGGCTGTTGAGAGCTTCGGCGAACGTTGTCGCCTCGCTGTTGACTTCGCACGCTTCGGAGCCATCGGTCTCGAACTCGGTCAGGATCGCGGCGACAAGTTCATTGCAGTTCGTCGGGTAGACGCCGAGGGCATCGCCGACTTTGTAGTTGAGTCCGCTGCCGGCCAGATCGATTTCGACATGGCGAACATCCTTGGCGGATCCTTCGGCATTGAGCGAGTCGGAGCGGATCAGTTTCGCGGGGAACGGATTCTGGCGGCTGAAACCATTGGTGACACGCTTCTCGGCGACGGCAGTCTCAGCTGGCGTGGCGGCTCCATCCGATTCGCTCAGCACCTGCTTGAGCATCTTCGAGGTTTCCTTGCCACCCGGGACGCAGAGCTTGAGATTTTTCTCTTCACCCGAAGCGATTTTCTCGGAATACGACTGACAGAGATAGCCGCAGGCTCCGCAGTCGAGCTGAGCCATGCAGGCCATCAGCTTCCTGGGCAGCGGCTTGCCTTCAGCCAGTTCCATTCGTTCTTCCAGCGGAAGTCCCGGGTCGTGCCAGGGAGCATCGTCGTCGCCTTCCGCGACGTCCGCTTCCGCGGGTGCGGGCATCAGTCCGACGGCTGCATCGACCATGGCCGGATTGGACTCATCGATTCCGAGCATGCCGGCGAGGAATCCGTTGAGCCAGGCCCGCTGGGTTTCGTTGAAGGGAGCACTGTCAGGCAGGAGGGAGATCGACATTCGTCTGTCCTGTTGAGGTCAATTAAATCAGAAAGTGTTGTGTTTATTCGTCTCAGGCGACGGCGACGGTTTGATCACACATCGAGCGGAGTTCTTCGAGGTCGACTCTCCGGACGAAGTCGACGAACTGTTCTTCCGGCGAGAGGCGATTCTCGAGGTAGGTCATCAACAGCTGTTGAATCACGATCGGGCACTGGTCGTGCGTGACGGACGTGCGAAACTCGTGGCCGATGCCCTG is a genomic window of Rubinisphaera margarita containing:
- a CDS encoding sulfite reductase subunit alpha, which codes for MSISLLPDSAPFNETQRAWLNGFLAGMLGIDESNPAMVDAAVGLMPAPAEADVAEGDDDAPWHDPGLPLEERMELAEGKPLPRKLMACMAQLDCGACGYLCQSYSEKIASGEEKNLKLCVPGGKETSKMLKQVLSESDGAATPAETAVAEKRVTNGFSRQNPFPAKLIRSDSLNAEGSAKDVRHVEIDLAGSGLNYKVGDALGVYPTNCNELVAAILTEFETDGSEACEVNSEATTFAEALNSRCCLKDVSDELLELMIDTAQDELQKSQLKELVDSDLLDEMDILDLLRDYPGVRPAPAAFIETLTALAPRLYSIASSQNIVGESVHLTVGRVIKDIRNRPRKGVASTMFSDRLQPGMDVKVFVHASHGFGVPPADETPLIMVGPGTGIAPFRAFLQERQARNAPGKNWLFFGDQKSATDFLYQEELSQFVGSGLLTRLDTAFSRDQEQKIYVQNRMLENAEELFNWLEAGAWFTVCGDARRMAVDVDRALHQIIEQAGGKSPEEAKAYVKEMAAAGRYLRDVY